A single genomic interval of Gossypium raimondii isolate GPD5lz chromosome 11, ASM2569854v1, whole genome shotgun sequence harbors:
- the LOC105761107 gene encoding pentatricopeptide repeat-containing protein At1g09190, translated as MMSRASLVVERKILRLLHGQKTRCNLRQIHAHFICQCLHQSNQILSHFVSVCGHLNKMDYANLVFLQTHNPNILLFNSMIKGYSLNGPFEEAVTLFSLMKAHGIFPDEYTFSPLLKACSGLCDVRIGQCIHGEVLRSGFELFGSVQVGVLELYSSSGRMEEAKKVFDGMSKRDVIIWNLMIRGFCKRGDVDLGLSLFRQMSERSVVSWNSMISYLAQSGRHSEALELFHEMRELGFQPDEATVVIVLPICAHLGDVNIGQWIHSYAESSKLYRNVISVGNALVDFYSKGGNLETALQVFKDMPCKNVVSWNTMISGLAFNGRGELGVELFEEMINNGERPNDATFIGVLTCCTHAGLLEKGQELLDLMSKNYHIDPKLEHYGCMVDLLSRGGCVRMAYDLIRSMHIQPNATLWGSLLSACRTYGELELAELAVKELINLEPWNSGNYVLLSNIYAEEGRWDEVEEIRVLMREKSVKKAVGQSMTG; from the coding sequence ATGATGAGCAGAGCATCCTTAGTGGTGGAGCGCAAGATCCTTCGCCTCCTCCATGGCCAGAAAACTCGATGCAACCTCCGGCAAATCCATGCTCATTTCATCTGTCAATGTCTTCACCAATCCAACCAAATCCTTTCCCATTTTGTATCTGTTTGTGGTCACCTCAACAAAATGGACTACGCGAACCTTGTGTTTTTGCAGACCCACAACCCCAACATTTTGCTTTTTAACTCCATGATCAAAGGGTACTCCCTTAATGGTCCCTTTGAAGAAGCTGTTACCttgttttctttaatgaaaGCTCACGGGATTTTTCCCGATGAATACACGTTTTCGCCTTTGCTGAAGGCATGTTCGGGTCTTTGTGATGTAAGAATCGGACAATGCATTCATGGGGAAGTTCTTAGATCTGGGTTCGAGCTTTTTGGCTCGGTTCAGGTTGGGGTTCTGGAGTTATACAGTTCTAGTGGGAGAATGGAGGAAGCAAAGAAGGTGTTTGATGGAATGTCTAAAAGGGATGTCATCATTTGGAATTTGATGATTCGTGGGTTTTGCAAGAGAGGGGATGTTGATTTGGGGTTAAGTTTATTTAGGCAGATGAGCGAGAGGAGTGTAGTTTCATGGAATTCGATGATTTCTTACTTAGCACAGAGTGGGAGGCATAGTGAAGCTTTGGAACTTTTTCACGAAATGAGGGAGCTGGGGTTCCAACCTGATGAAGCTACCGTGGTTATTGTTTTGCCTATTTGTGCTCATTTAGGGGATGTTAATATTGGTCAATGGATTCATTCTTATGCCGAGTCAAGCAAGCTTTATCGAAACGTGATTTCCGTGGGAAATGCATTGGTTGATTTTTATAGTAAGGGTGGAAATTTGGAAACGGCCCTTCAGGTTTTCAAAGATATGCCTTGTAAGAACGTTGTGTCATGGAATACCATGATCTCAGGTCTGGCTTTTAATGGAAGAGGAGAACTTGGAGTGGAGTTGTTTGAGGAGATGATAAACAATGGTGAGAGGCCTAATGATGCGACTTTTATAGGGGTGCTAACATGCTGTACACATGCAGGGTTGCTTGAAAAAGGGCAAGAGTTGCTTGATTTAATGAGCAAAAATTACCATATTGATCCTAAACTTGAGCATTATGGATGCATGGTTGATCTCCTTTCACGCGGTGGATGCGTGAGAATGGCTTATGACCTGAttaggagcatgcatattcagCCTAATGCTACTTTATGGGGTTCTTTGCTCAGTGCTTGTCGCACTTATGGTGAACTAGAGCTTGCAGAACTTGCTGTTAAAGAACTTATCAATCTTGAACCATGGAATTCAGGTAATTATGTATTGTTGTCAAACATTTATGCAGAAGAAGGGAGATGGGATGAAGTAGAGGAAATAAGAGTATTGATGAGGGAAAAGAGTGTTAAAAAAGCAGTAGGGCAAAGCATGACAGGGTGA
- the LOC105761105 gene encoding F-box/FBD/LRR-repeat protein At4g26340, whose translation MMDEEQDRISNLSDDVLAHILSFLELRDAFKTMILSKRWEKVWTLTHSINLNNKSCVRRFDQRLSLDKEIRRRTTFINFINGVLFGDNMIFPVKAFTLSYYFGYADFIRHRHSPYLIKWVDAVSTNDLEKFDFSISIDCTFPVLNMPPTLFQCQNLVTLSLESINRVLICFDVLETACLLSLKYLRLVKVRFEEENTLKNLLSGCPVLEELYMEPGDTGFKSIPHFYFISPSLKILRWKREEGFHGYFVVKAPKLEHLHFVEHSMLGFSMSVSPSLVSVVMDIGSSFGHHGHISVKKLFQGISNAQKLEWSTHRTFMANKVELDNLPEFCNLTHLKIGSCQDLYFVSSIIQHSPHLKHLIFDKDHFISGPMTWSPPVPVPPCLVSHLETVEIIAPEGQTSYEIELILYLLHEGKVLKKMIVTPFSCMDLRRKLWESPKTGGCKIVFSDFPAGGTSR comes from the exons ATGATGGACGAAGAACAAGACAGGATCAGCAACTTATCGGACGATGTTTTGGCTCACATTCTGTCGTTTTTGGAACTAAGGGATGCTTTCAAAACCATGATTTTATCAAAAAGATGGGAAAAGGTTTGGACTTTGACTCATAGCATCAACTTGAATAATAAATCATGTGTGAGGCGCTTCGATCAACGCTTGTCTCTTGACAAAGAGATTAGACGAAGAACTACTTTCATTAACTTCATCAATGGGGTTTTATTTGGCGATAACATGATATTTCCGGTAAAAGCCTTCACCCTTTCATATTATTTTGGTTATGCAGATTTCATTAGGCATAGACACAGCCCATATCTCATCAAATGGGTTGATGCGGTAAGTACAAATGATCttgaaaagtttgatttttctatttcgATTGATTGTACATTTCCGGTTCTCAATATGCCTCCTACATTGTTTCAATGCCAAAACCTGGTAACACTAAGTTTAGAGTCCATTAATAGAGTTCTTATCTGTTTCGATGTCCTTGAAACTGCCTGTTTATTGAGTCTTAAGTATCTCCGTCTTGTTAAAGTCCGATTCGAGGAAGAAAACACGTTGAAGAATCTTTTATCAGGCTGTCCTGTTCTTGAAGAACTATACATGGAACCCGGGGATACTGGTTTTAAATCAATCCCgcatttttactttatttcacCTTCATTGAAGATACTAAGATGGAAACGTGAAGAAGGGTTTCATggttattttgttgttaaagcACCAAAACTTGAACATCTTCATTTTGTGGAACATTCTATGTTGGGTTTTAGCATGAGTGTTTCACCCTCTTTAGTTTCTGTTGTTATGGATATTGGTTCATCTTTCGGTCATCATGGCCATATATCAGTCAAGAAGCTTTTCCAAGGCATCTCCAATGCTCAAAAACTTGAATGGTCCACGCACCGTACATTT ATGGCTAATAAGGTAGAGCTTGATAATTTACCTGAGTTCTGCAATTTGACCCATTTGAAAATAGGAAGTTGCCAAGACTTGTATTTTGTTTCTTCCATTATTCAACATTCACCTCATTTGAAGCACTTGATCTTTGATAAG GATCACTTCATCTCCGGACCAATGACATGGAGTCCTCCGGTGCCAGTCCCACCGTGTTTGGTATCACACCTCGAAACGGTAGAAATCATTGCACCTGAAGGCCAAACAAGCTAcgaaattgaattgattttatatCTTCTGCATGAGGGAAAggtattgaaaaagatgatTGTCACTCCATTTTCATGTATGGACTTGAGGAGGAAACTGTGGGAATCTCCAAAGACGGGCGGATGCAAGATTGTGTTTTCCGATTTTCCGGCCGGTGGTACATCAAGATAA
- the LOC105761106 gene encoding uncharacterized protein LOC105761106 encodes MAAPTSSNLKCFKFIFIAIFCCNVNSGNSQNFPAQSLAKAFFCFNNKYIYTGCDEAYRLNESGNLNVPREATDIFCNGPCFAETQLVLKCVDNILSDFIFYNKATIGDVTNVLHAGCSYTNRRGNFDVGDYFQGEISEAPRLRSFIISLSTLTLIIGSFMF; translated from the exons ATGGCAGCTCCTACTTCATCAAACCTCAAGTgtttcaaattcattttcattGCCATATTCTGCTGCAACGTTAACTCAGGGAATTCTCAGAATTTCCCCGCACAATCCCTTGCAAAAGCGTTCTTTTGTTTCAACAACAAATAT aTTTATACTGGCTGCGACGAGGCTTATAGATTGAATGAGAGTGGTAACCTTAACGTACCACGTGAAGCTACTGACATCTTCTGCAATGGACCTTGCTTTGCTGAGACACAGTTAGTGCTTAAATGTGTTGACAACATTTTATCAGACTTCATATTTTATAACAAGGCCACCATTGGAGACGTCACAAATGTACTCCATGCTGGTTGCAGCTACACAAACAGAAGAG GGAATTTCGATGTGGGAGATTATTTTCAGGGTGAAATAAGCGAGGCACCAAGATTGCGCAGCTTTATCATCAGCTTGTCTACATTAACACTAATCATTGGctcttttatgttttag